DNA from Desulfobulbaceae bacterium:
AGGCTTAAAACCGGCAGGGTCAGCTTAGATGTCACGCCCTTTCAGGGCTATCTGTACTATTCCAGTCCCCAGGGCGTTGCCCTGGGCTGGTATGTTCTGGCCCTTTCAGGGCAAACCGAATATTTACTACCAATTGGTGAAATTGTTTTGAATATCAAGAGGATGAACCGGTAACAATGACAACGATTGCTGCAAAAAATCCGGTTAGTAAGTTTGTCTACGGCTTTTTATGCCCTTTTCGATCCTTTGGTTTTGTCCGGCAAAACCCAGCACTTTATAAATTTATTATTCTGCCTTTCTTGATCAACACCGTAACCTTCAGCTTAGTGGTTTATTTTGGTTTGAATTCTATCTTCAGCCTGGTTATGTCAAAGGTTCCTCAGGGTGAGGCGTGGTATTGGCTTATCCTGAATTACCTTATGATTGCCGTGGCAATTCTTGTTGTTTTTGTGTTGGTTTTTTTTAGTTTTGCGGTGGTTGGAAGTTTGATCGCCTCGCCATTCAATGATGTGTTGAGTGAGCGAACTGCATCGATACTTACCGGCAAGGTAAGCGAGGAGCCATTTTTATTTTCTGTTATGCTGCTG
Protein-coding regions in this window:
- a CDS encoding EI24 domain-containing protein, with the protein product MTTIAAKNPVSKFVYGFLCPFRSFGFVRQNPALYKFIILPFLINTVTFSLVVYFGLNSIFSLVMSKVPQGEAWYWLILNYLMIAVAILVVFVLVFFSFAVVGSLIASPFNDVLSERTASILTGKVSEEPFLFSVMLLDARRTLVVESKKIGVFLVGMLLLLFLHLIPVLGSALYPILSVGWTVFFLVTEYTGYVFTRKRYDFSRQRQTVFKYFALMFGFGVGLLCVLAIPFLQFMCIPLGVVGAVRLLDEVGEL